One Peterkaempfera bronchialis DNA window includes the following coding sequences:
- the glmM gene encoding phosphoglucosamine mutase has translation MGRLFGTDGVRGVANADLTAELALGLSVAAAHVLGDAGAFEGHRPVAVVGRDPRASGEFLEAAVIAGLASSGVDVLRVGVLPTPAVAYLTGALGADLGVMLSASHNPMPDNGIKFLARGGHKLADEIEDAIEEQYRSHAADGSWQRPTGAAVGRVRSYDEGFDQYIAHLVAVLPNRLDGLRVVIDGAHGAAARISPEAFARAGAEVVHTLGAEPDGLNINDGVGSTHIEKLRTAVLDHRADLGLAHDGDADRCLAVDAGGNEVDGDQILAILAIGMREAGTLRKNTVVGTVMSNLGFKLAMERESIDLVQTAVGDRYVLESMKENGYSLGGEQSGHVILLDHATTGDGTLTGLMLAARVAATKQPLADLASVMTRLPQVLINVKGVDRSRVRSSEELAAAVAAAEAELGSTGRVLLRPSGTEPLVRVMVEAAEAGQAQAVAERLADAVRTHLG, from the coding sequence GTGGGACGACTCTTCGGCACGGACGGCGTACGTGGCGTCGCCAATGCGGACCTCACGGCCGAACTGGCCCTGGGACTGTCGGTGGCCGCCGCGCATGTGCTCGGTGACGCCGGGGCCTTCGAGGGCCACCGGCCGGTCGCGGTGGTCGGCCGCGACCCCCGGGCCTCGGGCGAGTTCCTGGAGGCGGCCGTCATCGCGGGCCTGGCCAGCTCCGGGGTGGACGTGCTGCGAGTCGGCGTGCTGCCGACCCCTGCGGTGGCGTACCTCACCGGCGCCCTCGGTGCGGACCTCGGCGTGATGCTGTCCGCCAGCCACAACCCGATGCCGGACAACGGCATCAAGTTCCTCGCCCGTGGCGGGCACAAGCTCGCCGACGAGATCGAGGACGCCATCGAGGAGCAGTACCGGAGCCACGCCGCCGACGGCTCCTGGCAGCGGCCCACCGGCGCGGCGGTCGGCCGGGTCCGCTCCTACGACGAGGGCTTCGACCAGTACATCGCCCACCTGGTGGCCGTGCTCCCCAACCGGCTGGACGGGCTGAGGGTCGTCATCGACGGCGCCCACGGCGCCGCCGCCAGGATCTCGCCCGAGGCGTTCGCGCGGGCCGGTGCCGAGGTCGTCCACACCCTGGGCGCCGAGCCCGACGGCCTCAACATCAACGACGGCGTCGGCTCCACCCACATCGAGAAGCTGCGCACCGCCGTGCTGGACCACCGCGCCGACCTGGGCCTGGCCCACGACGGCGACGCCGACCGCTGCCTGGCGGTGGACGCGGGGGGCAATGAGGTCGACGGTGACCAGATCCTCGCCATCCTGGCCATCGGCATGCGCGAGGCCGGCACGCTGCGGAAGAACACCGTGGTCGGCACCGTGATGTCCAACCTGGGCTTCAAGCTGGCGATGGAGCGCGAGTCCATCGACCTCGTGCAGACCGCCGTCGGCGACCGCTATGTGCTGGAGTCGATGAAGGAGAACGGCTACTCGCTCGGCGGCGAGCAGTCCGGCCATGTCATCCTGCTGGACCACGCCACCACCGGCGACGGCACCCTCACCGGCTTGATGCTGGCCGCCCGGGTCGCCGCCACCAAGCAGCCGCTCGCCGACCTGGCCTCGGTGATGACCCGGCTGCCGCAGGTGCTGATCAACGTCAAGGGCGTGGACCGCAGCCGGGTGCGCTCCAGCGAGGAGCTGGCCGCCGCCGTCGCCGCCGCCGAGGCCGAGCTGGGCTCCACCGGGCGGGTGCTGCTGCGCCCGTCGGGCACCGAGCCGCTGGTGCGGGTCATGGTCGAGGCCGCCGAGGCCGGACAGGCGCAGGCCGTCGCCGAGCGGCTGGCCGACGCGGTCCGCACCCACCTGGGCTGA
- the rpsI gene encoding 30S ribosomal protein S9, whose product MAETAIETPLEVDETVEENYTTESLASRFGEALPGVGLGRRKEAIARVRIVPGTGVWKINGRTLEEYFPNKVHQQIVNEPFKVLEIDGRYDVVARISGGGVSGQAGALRLGVARALNEADVDNNRGPLKKAGFLTRDDRAVERKKAGLKKARKAPQYSKR is encoded by the coding sequence GTGGCCGAGACTGCCATCGAGACCCCCCTTGAGGTCGACGAGACCGTCGAGGAGAACTACACCACCGAGTCGCTGGCCTCCCGCTTCGGCGAGGCCCTTCCGGGCGTCGGCCTCGGCCGCCGCAAGGAGGCGATCGCCCGCGTGCGCATCGTCCCCGGCACCGGTGTGTGGAAGATCAACGGTCGCACCCTTGAGGAGTACTTCCCCAACAAGGTGCACCAGCAGATCGTCAACGAGCCCTTCAAGGTTCTTGAGATCGACGGCCGCTACGACGTGGTCGCCCGCATCAGCGGCGGCGGCGTCTCCGGCCAGGCCGGCGCGCTGCGCCTCGGCGTGGCCCGCGCGCTGAACGAGGCGGACGTGGACAACAACCGCGGCCCGCTGAAGAAGGCCGGCTTCCTGACCCGCGACGACCGCGCCGTCGAGCGTAAGAAGGCCGGTCTGAAGAAGGCCCGCAAGGCGCCCCAGTACAGCAAGCGGTAA
- the rplM gene encoding 50S ribosomal protein L13, with product MRTYSPKPGDVQRQWHVIDATDVVLGRLATQAATLLRGKHKPVYAPHVDTGDFVIIINADKVHLSGNKREQKLAYRHSGYPGGLRSVRYGDLLDKTPEKAVEKAIKGMLPKNSLGRQMLSKLKVYSGDQHPHAAQQPVPFEITQVAQ from the coding sequence GTGCGTACGTACAGCCCTAAGCCCGGCGACGTCCAGCGTCAGTGGCACGTCATCGACGCGACCGACGTCGTGCTGGGCCGCCTGGCAACCCAGGCTGCAACTCTCCTCCGGGGTAAGCACAAGCCGGTGTACGCGCCGCACGTTGACACTGGTGACTTCGTCATCATCATCAACGCCGACAAGGTGCACCTCTCCGGCAACAAGCGGGAGCAGAAGCTGGCCTACCGCCACTCCGGCTACCCGGGCGGTCTCCGCTCGGTGCGCTATGGCGACCTCCTGGACAAGACTCCGGAGAAGGCCGTCGAGAAGGCCATCAAGGGCATGCTGCCGAAGAACTCCCTCGGCCGTCAGATGCTCTCCAAGCTCAAGGTGTACTCGGGCGACCAGCACCCGCACGCTGCCCAGCAGCCGGTGCCGTTCGAGATCACCCAGGTCGCGCAGTAA